In a genomic window of Dehalobacter sp.:
- a CDS encoding MBL fold metallo-hydrolase has translation MVELKCLASGSSGNAYYLTDGQTPLLLEAGISWKLIQQGLNFQTTSLAGCLVSHGHMDHCKAVKDVIKAGIDCYMSQETAQALGISNHRIKIVRALEQFYLGTWTILPFGTEHDTEGSLGFLIACKDGFKVLYLTDTAYCRYRFNGLSHILIEANYSLEILRENVANGAVPVELKNRLLQSHFSLENVKEFLKANDMQKVREIWLLHLSEGNSDAARFKREVQELTGKMVFVAK, from the coding sequence ATGGTTGAGTTAAAATGCCTTGCATCCGGGAGCAGCGGGAACGCTTACTATTTGACAGACGGGCAAACTCCCCTGCTTCTGGAGGCGGGTATCTCATGGAAGCTCATTCAGCAGGGACTTAACTTTCAAACAACAAGCCTGGCCGGTTGCCTGGTAAGCCACGGCCACATGGACCACTGTAAGGCTGTCAAGGATGTTATCAAGGCCGGAATTGATTGCTATATGAGCCAAGAAACAGCGCAGGCCTTAGGCATATCAAACCACCGAATAAAGATTGTACGGGCGCTGGAGCAGTTTTATCTGGGAACATGGACGATCCTACCCTTCGGCACAGAACATGACACCGAGGGAAGCCTGGGGTTTCTGATAGCCTGCAAAGACGGTTTTAAGGTGCTTTACCTGACGGACACCGCTTACTGCCGGTATAGGTTTAATGGCTTAAGTCACATTCTTATAGAAGCGAACTATTCCCTGGAAATACTGCGTGAGAACGTGGCAAATGGGGCCGTCCCGGTGGAACTAAAGAACAGGCTTCTGCAATCGCATTTTTCTCTGGAGAACGTCAAGGAGTTTTTAAAAGCTAACGACATGCAGAAGGTCCGGGAGATATGGCTGTTACATCTTAGCGAAGGGAACAGCGATGCGGCAAGGTTTAAGCGGGAAGTGCAGGAGTTGACAGGCAAAATGGTATTTGTAGCTAAGTAA
- a CDS encoding recombinase RecT, protein MSNDQKKEQTNATALETVSAKFVSQIERQFVAEMGSALAFTEYEKTLAQHMYVKIDATLKALEDKRGQKQDVVPYKWENVNLPKLALDAVHRIGLGLDALIPNHIHPIPYLNGKTKKYDLDLRIGYVGKDYCRRKLAVEEPLEVLYHLVHDTDIFKPHMKSLKNEVESFEFEIANPFNRGKVVGGFGYIMYEDPKKNKLIMVTERDFKKAEGGARTKDFWSEDKWREEMMYKTIVHRVSEKLSLDPKKVNAKSYAYVEAQENDERAQQEVDQNANKTTIDVKGEILDESEHGQPDPAASGQPKQDIPKDPPAQGQPEQMSLGATGTDGPGF, encoded by the coding sequence ATGAGCAACGATCAAAAGAAAGAGCAGACAAACGCCACCGCTTTAGAAACCGTATCGGCAAAGTTTGTATCTCAAATAGAGCGCCAGTTTGTAGCCGAAATGGGGAGCGCCCTGGCTTTTACCGAATATGAGAAAACCCTGGCGCAGCACATGTATGTAAAAATTGACGCCACATTAAAGGCGCTGGAAGACAAGCGCGGCCAGAAGCAAGACGTTGTGCCTTACAAATGGGAAAATGTAAACCTGCCAAAGTTGGCCCTGGATGCTGTTCACCGTATTGGGTTAGGTCTTGATGCTCTTATCCCGAATCACATTCACCCCATCCCTTATCTAAATGGGAAAACAAAAAAGTATGACTTGGACCTGCGAATCGGATATGTCGGTAAAGACTACTGCCGGCGCAAGTTGGCTGTAGAAGAACCACTGGAAGTATTGTATCACCTGGTACACGACACTGATATCTTTAAGCCTCACATGAAATCGCTGAAAAACGAAGTTGAGAGTTTTGAATTTGAAATTGCCAACCCTTTTAACCGCGGTAAGGTTGTCGGAGGGTTTGGGTACATCATGTACGAGGACCCCAAAAAGAACAAGCTGATCATGGTCACTGAAAGAGACTTTAAAAAGGCCGAGGGCGGCGCCAGGACAAAGGATTTCTGGAGTGAGGATAAGTGGCGCGAAGAGATGATGTATAAGACCATCGTTCACCGGGTATCAGAAAAACTCTCTCTGGATCCCAAGAAGGTAAATGCTAAGTCTTACGCCTATGTGGAGGCCCAGGAAAACGATGAAAGGGCTCAGCAAGAAGTAGATCAAAATGCCAACAAAACCACCATTGATGTGAAGGGTGAGATCCTGGACGAATCCGAACACGGACAGCCGGATCCGGCCGCGTCCGGGCAGCCGAAGCAGGATATTCCGAAAGACCCACCGGCACAAGGGCAACCCGAGCAGATGTCTCTTGGAGCAACCGGGACAGATGGTCCGGGATTCTAA